Proteins from a genomic interval of Lolium perenne isolate Kyuss_39 chromosome 1, Kyuss_2.0, whole genome shotgun sequence:
- the LOC127295266 gene encoding NADP-dependent malic enzyme, chloroplastic isoform X2 — protein MVGGGVSDVYGEDRATEEQLITPWSFSVASGHSLLRDPRHNKGLAFSEKERDAHYLRGLLPPAIFSQEHQEKKIMHNLRQYTVPLQRYIAMMDLQERNERLFYKLLIDNVEELLPVVYTPVVGEACQKYGSIYRRPQGLYISLKDKGKVLEVLKNWPERSIQVIVVTDGERILGLGDLGCQGMGIPVGKLSLYTALGGVRPSACLPITIDVGTNNQTLLDDEYYIGLKQRRATGEEYHELLQEFMTAVKQNYGEKVLVQFEDFANHNAFDLLAKYSKSHLVFNDDIQGTASVVLAGLLAALKVIGGGLADQTYLFLGAGEAGTGIAELIALEMSKHTELPIDDCRKKIWLVDSKGLLVESRKESLQHFKKPFAHEHEPLTTLLEAVQSIKPTVLIGTSGVGKTFTQEVVEAMASFNEKPVIFSLSNPTSHSECTAEEAYTWTKGTAVFASGSPFDPVEYEGKTYVPGQSNNAYVFPGFGLGVVISGAIRVHDDMLLAASEALAEQVSQENFDKGLIFPPFTNIRKISAEIAARVAAKAYDLGLASRLPRPDDLVKYAESCMYTPLYRSYR, from the exons ATGgtgggcggcggcgtctcggacgtGTACGGCGAGGACAGGGCCACCGAGGAGCAGCTCATCACGCCATGGTCATTCTCCGTCGCCAG CGGGCACTCGCTGCTGAGGGACCCCCGGCACAACAAGGGGCTGGCCTTCTCGGAGAAGGAGCGCGACGCGCACTACCTGCGGGGCCTCCTCCCGCCGGCGATCTTCTCCCAGGAACACCAGGAGAAGAAGATCATGCACAACCTCCGCCAGTACACCGTGCCCCTGCAGCGCTACATCGCCATGATGGACCTGCAGGAGAGGAACGAGAGGCTCTTCTACAAGCTCCTCATCGACAACGTCGAGGAGCTGCTCCCCGTCGTCTACACCCCCGTCGTCGGAGAGGCGTGCCAGAAGTACGGGAGCATCTACCGGCGCCCGCAGGGGCTCTACATCAGCCTCAAGGACAA GGGTAAGGTCCTTGAGGTGCTCAAGAACTGGCCGGAGAGGAGCATCCAGGTCATCGTCGTCACCGACGGCGAGCGCATTCTGGGCCTCGGAGATCTGGGTTGCCAGGGAATGGGGATTCCTGTTGGGAAGCTATCCCTGTACACCGCCCTCGGAGGAGTCCGTCCGTCAGCT TGCCTGCCGATTACGATTGATGTCGGCACCAACAACCAGACACTGCTCGACGACGAGTACTACATTGGGCTCAAGCAACGCCGTGCTACTGGCGAG GAATACCATGAGCTTCTGCAAGAGTTCATGACTGCTGTCAAGCAGAACTACGGCGAGAAGGTGCTCGTCCAGTTCGAGGACTTTGCCAACCACAATGCTTTCGACCTGCTCGCAAAGTACAGCAAGAGCCATCTCGTCTTCAATGACGATATCCAG GGCACGGCATCGGTTGTCCTGGCAGGTCTCCTGGCAGCGCTGAAGGTGATCGGCGGAGGCCTCGCAGACCAGACTTACCTCTTCCTTGGTGCTGGAGAGGCAGGCACTGGCATTGCAGAGCTCATTGCTCTTGAGATGTCGAAACAC ACCGAACTCCCGATCGACGACTGCCGTAAGAAGATCTGGCTGGTGGACTCTAAG GGACTGCTGGTGGAGTCGAGAAAAGAGTCTCTCCAGCACTTCAAGAAGCCATTCGCTCACGAGCATGAGCCCCTGACGACCCTGCTGGAGGCCGTCCAGTCCATCAAGCCAACCGTGCTGATCGGAACCTCAGGCGTTGGAAAGACCTTCACCCAGGAGGTGGTCGAGGCCATGGCCTCCTTCAACGAG AAACCTGTCATCTTCTCGCTGTCGAACCCGACGTCGCACTCGGAGTGCACGGCGGAGGAGGCCTACACCTGGACCAAGGGCACGGCGGTGTTCGCGTCCGGGAGCCCCTTCGACCCCGTGGAGTACGAGGGAAAGACGTACGTGCCTGGGCAGTCGAACAACGCCTACGTGTTCCCGGGCTTCGGCCTCGGCGTGGTCATCTCCGGCGCCATCCGCGTCCACGACGACATGCTCCTCGCCGCGTCGGAGGCGCTGGCGGAGCAGGTGAGCCAGGAGAACTTCGACAAGGGCCTCATCTTCCCGCCATTCACCAACATCCGCAAGATCTCGGCCGAGATCGCCGCCAGGGTCGCCGCCAAGGCCTACGACCTCGGCCTGGCCAGCAGGCTGCCGCGGCCGGACGACCTGGTCAAGTACGCCGAGAGCTGCATGTACACCCCGCTCTACCGCAGCTACCGGTAA
- the LOC127295266 gene encoding NADP-dependent malic enzyme, chloroplastic isoform X1 — translation MELESAAKHEEDGVPLGAGACRADGSGVDSLRGHSLLRDPRHNKGLAFSEKERDAHYLRGLLPPAIFSQEHQEKKIMHNLRQYTVPLQRYIAMMDLQERNERLFYKLLIDNVEELLPVVYTPVVGEACQKYGSIYRRPQGLYISLKDKGKVLEVLKNWPERSIQVIVVTDGERILGLGDLGCQGMGIPVGKLSLYTALGGVRPSACLPITIDVGTNNQTLLDDEYYIGLKQRRATGEEYHELLQEFMTAVKQNYGEKVLVQFEDFANHNAFDLLAKYSKSHLVFNDDIQGTASVVLAGLLAALKVIGGGLADQTYLFLGAGEAGTGIAELIALEMSKHTELPIDDCRKKIWLVDSKGLLVESRKESLQHFKKPFAHEHEPLTTLLEAVQSIKPTVLIGTSGVGKTFTQEVVEAMASFNEKPVIFSLSNPTSHSECTAEEAYTWTKGTAVFASGSPFDPVEYEGKTYVPGQSNNAYVFPGFGLGVVISGAIRVHDDMLLAASEALAEQVSQENFDKGLIFPPFTNIRKISAEIAARVAAKAYDLGLASRLPRPDDLVKYAESCMYTPLYRSYR, via the exons CGGGCACTCGCTGCTGAGGGACCCCCGGCACAACAAGGGGCTGGCCTTCTCGGAGAAGGAGCGCGACGCGCACTACCTGCGGGGCCTCCTCCCGCCGGCGATCTTCTCCCAGGAACACCAGGAGAAGAAGATCATGCACAACCTCCGCCAGTACACCGTGCCCCTGCAGCGCTACATCGCCATGATGGACCTGCAGGAGAGGAACGAGAGGCTCTTCTACAAGCTCCTCATCGACAACGTCGAGGAGCTGCTCCCCGTCGTCTACACCCCCGTCGTCGGAGAGGCGTGCCAGAAGTACGGGAGCATCTACCGGCGCCCGCAGGGGCTCTACATCAGCCTCAAGGACAA GGGTAAGGTCCTTGAGGTGCTCAAGAACTGGCCGGAGAGGAGCATCCAGGTCATCGTCGTCACCGACGGCGAGCGCATTCTGGGCCTCGGAGATCTGGGTTGCCAGGGAATGGGGATTCCTGTTGGGAAGCTATCCCTGTACACCGCCCTCGGAGGAGTCCGTCCGTCAGCT TGCCTGCCGATTACGATTGATGTCGGCACCAACAACCAGACACTGCTCGACGACGAGTACTACATTGGGCTCAAGCAACGCCGTGCTACTGGCGAG GAATACCATGAGCTTCTGCAAGAGTTCATGACTGCTGTCAAGCAGAACTACGGCGAGAAGGTGCTCGTCCAGTTCGAGGACTTTGCCAACCACAATGCTTTCGACCTGCTCGCAAAGTACAGCAAGAGCCATCTCGTCTTCAATGACGATATCCAG GGCACGGCATCGGTTGTCCTGGCAGGTCTCCTGGCAGCGCTGAAGGTGATCGGCGGAGGCCTCGCAGACCAGACTTACCTCTTCCTTGGTGCTGGAGAGGCAGGCACTGGCATTGCAGAGCTCATTGCTCTTGAGATGTCGAAACAC ACCGAACTCCCGATCGACGACTGCCGTAAGAAGATCTGGCTGGTGGACTCTAAG GGACTGCTGGTGGAGTCGAGAAAAGAGTCTCTCCAGCACTTCAAGAAGCCATTCGCTCACGAGCATGAGCCCCTGACGACCCTGCTGGAGGCCGTCCAGTCCATCAAGCCAACCGTGCTGATCGGAACCTCAGGCGTTGGAAAGACCTTCACCCAGGAGGTGGTCGAGGCCATGGCCTCCTTCAACGAG AAACCTGTCATCTTCTCGCTGTCGAACCCGACGTCGCACTCGGAGTGCACGGCGGAGGAGGCCTACACCTGGACCAAGGGCACGGCGGTGTTCGCGTCCGGGAGCCCCTTCGACCCCGTGGAGTACGAGGGAAAGACGTACGTGCCTGGGCAGTCGAACAACGCCTACGTGTTCCCGGGCTTCGGCCTCGGCGTGGTCATCTCCGGCGCCATCCGCGTCCACGACGACATGCTCCTCGCCGCGTCGGAGGCGCTGGCGGAGCAGGTGAGCCAGGAGAACTTCGACAAGGGCCTCATCTTCCCGCCATTCACCAACATCCGCAAGATCTCGGCCGAGATCGCCGCCAGGGTCGCCGCCAAGGCCTACGACCTCGGCCTGGCCAGCAGGCTGCCGCGGCCGGACGACCTGGTCAAGTACGCCGAGAGCTGCATGTACACCCCGCTCTACCGCAGCTACCGGTAA
- the LOC127295255 gene encoding uncharacterized protein, translated as MSEREPPTPTRAPRLLQAGAATPNPASPISGQPIPPVTGYGASSPVGLDLRFGSITPEIAAASAGGCQSREIRVTRLVPVSPSRTPAAPVAATTPLREPSLVDLTGLASPEVLPPPPVLKAGERQVRAADVANLKIAGSGQVSRPPVRLRSIIVAPLKDPTDSKLKTVSDTEGKWQDVLPKYWWRKINPPSSGERRAGNRQRHSRKLEPSPNLDRYKGLCFRCLSAFHFVRNCTGRVHCIECKRPGHIGRNCTNKQPFPQAAPPPPPPPPRHAGQSPASAAVWPVLRRAAAPTMALSPGHPSNRPDEVFSISVSTPAMERAATEMRRTHLAILISDPRLNISTKSIAKALQDELGFEWDDIHVSASFPDDFLVRFTHPWQRDMALELGSVKLRRGTMALTTWSPTARGRPQTWRYYCRVALESLPLNAWKDEDTVKAVLGGGCELDRIEQRSVLQDNTAALFAWVWSLDPDLIPCVKPHSILDRPAVGRADLPEGTPAEEGRDGPLYRVLIHLDTVIDYSPIDESRRKRGYAWPNKIRREWEFGTKDNALGSRRRPGRDRLGPSNHRHDDKEDRRDDRDGRRGERRSSRHGGDRGGNGESSRWNAGGQHSRHGGDHQDRRASRSPDYRRRGGSSRHRSRSPPAAHAARATSVAAGADEAAQHLSPLILPPVLEHTPRRRRSLPRTPEGSDAMGATPSPPPGTDRRMCMASPMQTSPPPRLDDCNYMLCSPNTEHFDASTNGVPAPPSPQIPWAALVDAQPPAGEANAYEDCWSANIVDICQPTLVPQAAPGLMHTEGWPELEVEHSGEHNPSLHSLQTWHGTWEADPHVDRLFGPGCEEQSERLMDQTIGTPVKERTVYEMSEFCALLEPVSAGWQLQDIFATPQQRIDPQPGYDTQQQHSSPPELSSDLDDDQLLEVTLKSNALRALREADLCGPECAIQEQDGAEAEGFELQGPALMEDVTTRVAEMHVDPKTGIMSKLMGMFSPSLLGFPTNSSRKKKTESKKMAISSRRSERPATRTSTMMTTRRAQMAACKQLGLIQREEEFTDEVLAQYLALFRQPLSSTNLQGLAALADMSGRPSFVLPEGDMAELLSESPYAT; from the coding sequence ATGAGTGAGAGAGAGCCACCCACCCCCACCAGAGCGCCTCGCCTGCTCCAGGCCGGGGCGGCCACCCCAAATCCCGCCTCCCCCATCTCCGGGCAGCCCATCCCTCCGGTGACAGGCTACGGTGCTTCCTCCCCCGTAGGCCTCGATCTCCGCTTCGGTTCCATTACTCCTGAGATTGCCGCGGCGTCCGCTGGAGGCTGCCAAAGCCGGGAGATCCGGGTCACGCGGCTGGTGCCTGTCTCGCCTTCAAGGACGCCTGCGGCGCCGGTGGCAGCTACTACGCCCCTCCGCGAGCCTAGCTTGGTGGATCTGACGGGCCTCGCTTCCCCCGAGGTCCTGCCGCCTCCGCCCGTTCTCAAGGCAGGGGAGCGACAGGTCCGCGCTGCCGATGTCGCGAATCTCAAGATTGCCGGCAGCGGCCAGGTCAGTCGCCCTCCAGTTCGGCTGAGGTCCATTATCGTTGCCCCTTTGAAGGATCCGACGGATTCAAAGCTGAAGACCGTCTCAGATACTGAAGGAAAGTGGCAAGATGTACTCCCCAAATATTGGTGGCGCAAAATTAATCCTCCCTCTTCGGGAGAACGGCGAGCTGGAAATCGGCAGAGGCATTCAAGGAAGCTTGAGCCATCTCCAAACCTGGATCGCTACAAAGGGCTCTGTTTTCGCTGTCTCTCAGCATTTCATTTCGTCCGCAACTGCACAGGGCGTGTGCACTGCATCGAGTGCAAGAGACCGGGCCACATCGGCCGCAACTGCACCAACAAGCAGCCCTTCCCACAggcagctcctccgccgcctccaccaccaccacgccacgCCGGTCAGTCGCCGGCAAGCGCCGCGGTTTGGCCGGTGCTTCGACGCGCTGCCGCACCAACAATGGCGCTGTCGCCGGGGCACCCGTCCAACAGGCCGGACGAAGTCTTCAGCATCTCCGTCAGCACTCCCGCCATGGAACGGGCGGCCACTGAGATGAGGCGCACCCACCTCGCCATCCTCATCTCCGACCCAAGACTCAACATCAGCACGAAGTCCATCGCCAAGGCTCTCCAAGATGAGCTCGGCTTCGAGTGGGATGACATCCACGTCTCAGCTTCGTTCCCCGACGACTTCCTCGTCAGATTCACGCATCCCTGGCAGCGTGACATGGCCCTGGAGCTGGGCTCCGTGAAGCTGCGCAGAGGCACGATGGCCCTCACCACCTGGTCGCCGACGGCGCGGGGCCGGCCACAAACTTGGCGCTACTACTGTCGAGTTGCCCTCGAGAGCCTGCCTCTCAATGCTTGGAAGGACGAAGACACTGTCAAGGCCGTCCTCGGCGGCGGCTGCGAGCTGGATAGGATCGAGCAACGCTCGGTGCTGCAGGACAACACCGCCGCACTCTTCGCCTGGGTCTGGTCACTGGATCCCGACCTGATCCCCTGCGTCAAGCCACACTCAATTCTTGACAGGCCGGCCGTGGGGCGTGCAGACCTGCCGGAGGGCACACCTGCGGAGGAGGGAAGAGATGGGCCGTTGTATCGTGTCCTCATCCATCTGGACACGGTCATCGACTACTCCCCGATTGATGAAAGCCGCCGCAAGCGCGGGTATGCATGGCCAAACAAGATAAGGCGCGAGTGGGAGTTTGGCACCAAGGACAATGCTCTTGGCTCAAGGCGGCGACCAGGCCGGGACCGTTTGGGCCCTTCGAACCATCGCCACGACGACAAAGAAGACCGGCGGGACGACCGCGATGGCCGTCGCGGAGAGCGCCGCAGCAGCCGCCATGGCGGTGACCGCGGCGGCAACGGCGAGAGCTCACGTTGGAATGCTGGCGGCCAGCACTCACGCCACGGCGGAGACCACCAGGATAGGCGCGCCTCGCGATCACCTGACTATCGTCGTCGCGGGGGCTCCTCCCGTCACCGCTCCCGAAGCCCGCCTGCTGCGCATGCAGCAAGGGCGACCTCTGTCGCAGCTGGCGCGGACGAGGCGGCACAGCACCTGAGCCCGCTCATCCTCCCGCCGGTGCTGGAACACACCCCTCGCCGCCGCAGAAGCCTGCCGCGCACGCCAGAGGGAAGCGACGCAATGGGAGCCACTCCTTCGCCTCCTCCAGGGACCGATCGCCGCATGTGCATGGCCAGCCCGATGCAAACCTCTCCACCACCAAGACTTGACGACTGCAACTACATGCTGTGCTCCCCAAACACGGAGCATTTCGATGCAAGCACCAATGGCGTGCCAGCGCCTCCCTCACCGCAGATTCCTTGGGCAGCTCTTGTGGACGCTCAGCCGCCAGCCGGAGAAGCAAATGCCTATGAAGATTGCTGGTCAGCCAACATCGTCGACATCTGCCAGCCAACTTTGGTGCCTCAGGCTGCACCTGGTCTGATGCACACGGAAGGATGGCCCGAGCTGGAGGTGGAGCACTCTGGCGAGCACAACCCGTCGTTGCACTCCCTGCAGACCTGGCACGGCACCTGGGAAGCGGATCCACATGTTGACCGTCTGTTCGGACCAGGCTGCGAAGAGCAGAGCGAGAGGCTGATGGATCAAACGATCGGGACTCCTGTCAAGGAGCGGACTGTGTACGAGATGAGCGAGTTCTGCGCTCTCCTGGAGCCGGTGTCGGCTGGATGGCAACTCCAGGACATCTTTGCCACGCCACAACAGCGAATTGATCCACAGCCCGGCTATGACACACAGCAGCAACACTCATCACCACCAGAGCTGTCCTCCGACCTTGATGACGACCAGCTCTTAGAGGTAACCCTGAAGTCTAATGCGCTGAGGGCGCTTAGAGAAGCGGATTTGTGTGGACCAGAGTGTGCGATCCAGGAGCAAGATGGAGCAGAAGCAGAGGGTTTCGAGCTACAAGGACCAGCTCTCATGGAGGATGTGACGACCAGGGTCGCGGAGATGCACGTGGACCCGAAGACCGGGATCATGAGTAAGCTAATGGGGATGTTCTCCCCCTCGCTGCTTGGTTTCCCAACAAACAGCTCAAGGAAAAAGAAGACTGAATCAAAGAAGATGGCCATCTCATCCCGCCGCAGCGAGCGTCCAGCAACCAGGACATCCACCATGATGACCACAAGGAGGGCCCAAATGGCGGCCTGCAAGCAACTGGGCCTGATTCAGCGCGAGGAGGAGTTCACGGATGAGGTCCTGGCCCAGTATCTCGCCCTCTTCCGCCAGCCACTGTCATCCACCAACCTACAGGGCCTGGCCGCTCTTGCTGACATGTCGGGACGGCCCAGTTTCGTCCTACCTGAGGGAGACATGGCAGAGCTTCTGTCGGAGTCGCCTTACGCGACTTGA